TGTTTCCGATGATTTGCGTTGCGGGAAGACAGCGCAGACATCCGGTATCAAGGGAGTTCCACGGGCAAATGTTTTTTGGAGTGGAGGATGGTAAACGGCGTATTCCCTGCGGTATCCATGGCCAGTGCCGTATACAGCAGGCAGGTACGAGATGTGTGATAGGGGCATTTCCAGGGGCCGGCCTTATGGTCTGAGAGATCGGGTTTACCTGCAGCATCCAAACGGAAATACCATTCTCCGTTTTCGCGGTCGACAAAATGTTTCTTTGTGAAATCCCAAACCCTTTCCGCTTCGGAGATATATTTCTCATCTGCGCTCAGCAGATACGCGTAAAGATATCCGGTAAGCGCTTCGGCCTGTGCCCACCACTGTTTGCCGGCATCCGCCACATCTCCCCTTTCACCCGTGTCGCAGATTCCACCCGGTGCGGGATCGCTTCCCTCGGTTATGGTGATGTCGGCCAGGTCAAACAGAATCTTGCTGCATGACTCCAGCTGATCGTTGTTACCGATTTCAGCCGCGGCATCGTATAACAGCCAGGCCGCCTCAATATCGTGCCCATAGGAGTAGCGCGGAGAGACGGGGTTCAGGTTCTCATCAAAATAGGAGAGAATGTGCCGGCTGTCGGCGTCATACATGGAATCGATGTGGATAGCAATCAGTTCCGCCAGGCGATCTTTCAGGAGATCATCCGGCCGGGCGCGATACAGATGCGTAAATGCCTCCAGTAGATGCAGATGGGTGTTGAATGTCCGGGCGGCATGGATGTCATTCGAGCCCAGCCGGGTATCGTCCATCGGCTGCCAGTCATTTGAAAAAGCCTCGTGGTAACCGGTTCCGTCATCCCTGTACGCATGCTTTTCGATCAGATCGAACAGGGAATCGGCCAGGGCAAGAGCCTGATCATCCCGGCAGGCCAGATAATACTCGGCCAGTCCGTATATCGCGAACGCCTGGGTATAAATATGTTTGCGGTTGTCCCGAACGGTGCCGTCTCCGGCAACCGACCAGAAGATACCTCCATGAACCGGATCCCAAAAATCGTTACGCACCGTAAGCAACGCGCGCCGGGCCAGGACAAGATAGGAAGGATCCCGAAGCAGCCGGTACGCCGCGGAGAAGGTCCACAGAATCCGGGTATTCAAAACACCGGATTTGTCGGACGCAACCGGATCAGCCTGATGATCCAGCGCCCCGTGAAAACCTCCACCATGATCATCGATCATCCTGTTCATCCAGAATGGAAGAATATGCTGCTGCAACTCGTCGGAAAGTTCGTCCGACAACCGCGCCAATTTATGCTGAAGTGACATGGAGATAATAATTACATCAAAATATCTGTACCGGCGGTGTGATCATGTCCCGGATCGGGAACACCTCCCACCCCTCCCTGAAATTTACCTGCCGCCTATTAAATCAATCAATTTGATTTAAAATATGCAAATTAAAACCGCTTTTTTAAAATTATTTTTCGGTATTTCGCAAAAGAGACCGCCGGCATACCGTGAAGGGACTTTTCTTTTCAGAGGAACCGGAAGCAACCCGGGAAATTATTA
The Balneolales bacterium ANBcel1 DNA segment above includes these coding regions:
- a CDS encoding AGE family epimerase/isomerase, yielding MSLQHKLARLSDELSDELQQHILPFWMNRMIDDHGGGFHGALDHQADPVASDKSGVLNTRILWTFSAAYRLLRDPSYLVLARRALLTVRNDFWDPVHGGIFWSVAGDGTVRDNRKHIYTQAFAIYGLAEYYLACRDDQALALADSLFDLIEKHAYRDDGTGYHEAFSNDWQPMDDTRLGSNDIHAARTFNTHLHLLEAFTHLYRARPDDLLKDRLAELIAIHIDSMYDADSRHILSYFDENLNPVSPRYSYGHDIEAAWLLYDAAAEIGNNDQLESCSKILFDLADITITEGSDPAPGGICDTGERGDVADAGKQWWAQAEALTGYLYAYLLSADEKYISEAERVWDFTKKHFVDRENGEWYFRLDAAGKPDLSDHKAGPWKCPYHTSRTCLLYTALAMDTAGNTPFTILHSKKHLPVELP